In Brassica napus cultivar Da-Ae chromosome A3, Da-Ae, whole genome shotgun sequence, the sequence CACACTAACCCCTAGAGAACATCAAACAAAGCacagatttaaaaataattccAAGATTCTCCGACAACCAAATGAGACAAGAGAACATACGACACATTCCTTAAGTCTTAAAGAGCTGCAAGAAAGAATGAAACTGATTCTTACCTGCCCAGCAGCATTCTTAACGAAAGTGACTTCAGTTGAAAAGTTGAAATTTTCCAATATCCTCCCGCATTGATTACACGCCCTTGCAACGTTAACAAACACAAAGTTTCACACTTTGAAGCTAAGAAGACACAATAGTGAATAATCACAAACACTTACAGTGCACCATCGTAGGGGCGTATCCCGGAGACGCTCTTCCCACAATGGTTACACCACACCATGGCTCCCTCCCCCAAACACAGATAAAGCTACTAACTTTGCTAATCAATTGGATCCAAAACTCTTCAATCGATTTCAAACTGCAGCGAAATTTGGTGTTAGCGAACGTGCGAGAGAGTGGAGAGGATTAGGGTTTAACGGTGTGTGTAACTTTATATAACTTACCAGTTATAGCTGAGGCTGCGACGATGgctgaagaaggagaaggtgGGAGATGTGTTTGAGATATATTTCCTCTGATAGGTTGCTGCTTGGGATCGAACTCGGGTCCCTAGGAGTTAAGCAAAAGTTCGTGGGCTATTTTTTTTAGATAGAGTTGACTTTATATACCCCTCAAGTACTGCTTCATAATCAAATTGGCCCCAAACGTTTTCGGTTTTTCATTAAACCCCCTAATTTTTCAACGTTAATTACTAAACCACCCTACAATCGAATATGTTTATTCATCTGGTCCACACTGGTTGCTACTGCTAAACAGAAACTGAGAAGAAAACCTGTGAAATTGTGATACCtttgaattgaaaaaaaaaatgaatctgaaCGGTCTTAATATAAGCATTAACAATAGgaataaagattttaaattataaaaaaaacagaaatttacCGTTACATAAATATTAGAATCTTCACAGTGAAAGTATAAGTcttgtatgaaaattttaaatgttacaaGACAACAAAAGCATAAAGTTTAGCTTCAAGTTATCGTCTATGGTGTTGGTCAAAGTAGTTTCACAGGTTATTCTTTCTTCTCAGCTGCAGAAGCTCTGAGAAGAGGCTCCAAGAGCTTGCTTGCCACATCAGGAGGCAACTCGTCTTCACCAGGAAACAAGAAGCCCTTTCTCTCTGAAAGAAGAATGTTCATTGTAGCAAACACTCCACAGTACATCCACGAGCTGTCTCTCTTCTTTAACCGTTTCAAGATCCTCAGCTCTTCTAGAAGCTGCCTCAGCTTCTCATCCCCTTTCTCTATGCTGCTACACCTTACTTCCATTGTTTTGATCAGGCTTACATGATATTGCCCCCAAAGCTCGAGTTCTAGCATGAATATCTGTGTCTGAGGTGAAATTTGATAGCAGTGACTCCAAACCATTGGCTTCCATAACTAACTCTTGACTTCGAGGAATGCTCTCAAGAGAAAAATGTGAACGATGTTCTACAAAATGAAGTGTACATAATGAAAACTTTGTTTCAGAAGACATCAATATAGTCCAAAATCATAAccatcctcctcttcttcttcatcttcctcttcataGAGTTTTTCACCGTCTGGAAAATCTGTGTTAATGTCATATGATTCTACATAgccttcttcatcctcttcaGCTTCATCTTCACCATCCTCTTGTTTATTGCTCTTCACTTCCTTCGTCTTTTCGATGACTGTCTCGGTTCTTGAAATCTTGGCTGGTTTCTCAGTTGGCTGAAACAAACACAAAGGGAAGAAAGTTAATACAAAGCTACAAACTCATACACAACCAAAAAAGTGATGATGATTAAGGAAAACATAGGACTTAGGAGAAGATTAAAAACTTACAGATGGATCAAAGAGGTCGTCCAAAACATCGTCGGGGATTAACCCTCTAAGCCTCTGCAAACGTCAAGATTCAACTGAAGTCATGAGTGTTAACTTTAAGaagaggatatatatatatattttatggaCATGATTATGTACTTTCAGTTCCAGGTTAGTTCTAAAGGCGTCAAAGAAGAGACATTTTCACCTTTCTATCAAGCATTCTGCGAACAGATTCCGTGGTTGTAGCTGGGGGAGGTGCGTTCTTTTCTTCCTCAGCTCGTTTTTGTTGCTTTTCCTGTATAGAATTATAAAAGAGAATCAGAATTTGATTGAGCAAACCATACGTCAGATACTTGATACAAAGTTAGGAACATAATTGCAACAACAAAGCTGAAATGGACTCACCTTTCTAGATTTTGCTACAGCAGCTTTAGAAGCCTCAACAAGCTTTCTTGCATGTTCTGGCAAATTAGAGCTGCTTGCGTTTAAAGCGTCATTAGCCGCCTTGAGAGCAGCTTGCTTATCTGCTTGCTCCTACAAAACAATATAGTTCTGTAAGATTCTTAAACTAATAAAGAATCCATAGATGATATAGCCCTCAAAAATCACCTGAATATATTCTTTGTTCATTTCTTCCCATACCACCTTCTTATAGCGCCTTTCCTCCTCGTTGTTAATGTAGCAATCCACCTGAGTTAACAGTCAAATATTACAACCAAGAGACAGAGACACTTAACGTTGAACATTTGACCACTTAGAATGTAATATAGCTAACAAAAGAAAGCAAAAATTATTGCCTACCTCTGTATCACTGACGTCAGAAAAGTTTCCTGATTCATCTGAAACTTCACCATCAtcctcttctttctctcctTCACCTTTCTCTGTGACACAGCACACAATAAAGATTCTCAAGAGCTCAAACGTTAGCAAACAAATTTTAATCTGATTAGATAGCAATTGCGCACTCACCTGAACATGGTTTTGCACTTTTGCTCACACTGGAGTAGACTGGTTCTCTCTTGGACTGCCAACGGAAAAATTTCAAGCATAAGATTCCACCAAAGCAGAATTGAACAAGCTTGGTAAGAAAACACTAAACTTACATTTTGTTGTTCATCATGGTTTAGGCTACTAATCCCTCCTTCGTTTTCTTCTCTagctgttttttctttttccattctatCTTTCTCTGCTCGCTGGAAAGCAGGAGGATCCGACCCACCAACAAGTCCTCCTGAAACACTTATGAACTGCAAAAAATATCAGACAGTTAACTCTCATAGCCATTTGCTAAGGTTTCGAAATTACGTAAACAAAAGACATGAAAAGAGGCATAAAACCGGAGACTTACATCGCTGTAACATTCCTCACATAGTCCATAGTTAACAGGCTTACGATCCTGATGTTTACAGTGCACCGTCTCTTTGTTAGACGTCTGGTTCGTTGCAAAAGGTCTTTTCTGCATTTCCTGTTCTCTCTTTTTGAGCTCCTTAACCTAGCCACTCATAGAAAAACGGTGTCAATAGACATATAGGGTACAAACAAGAAAACCCTAAACGGTGTCAATACACATATACATATAGCCTGAACTCACATTTAAACTTCCAGCCTCAGTATCCACAAACTCATTCAACCTTTTGGTTAGAGTTGCTTCACATATATGCACAATTCCTACCTgaaatattaacaaaattacACCATATCAGCActaaatttgttaaataaaagTGATAAAACGTCTCTCCTCTCAtctttaaaaatacttttttttgtctaagATAACATATCTTACAATATCCGTCTTAGAGCACTTGATACCATTGGCAAGCGCAGCTGTGTAAAGTGCTGCTCCGCATATTCCACTAGGTTTTCTGCCGGTCTGCAACCAATATATGGTCAGTTTAAACACAAGGCATGATAAACAATAAATAACGATAAGATAAAGGTTCAAACCTGTATCCAATCTCTCTTCATACTAGCTATAATGTTTCTAGCTGTTTTCAGGacctttttattatatgtgcCTTTCAATAAGACTGCAAGTGTGTGATGAAATGTGTAAACTGGGTTAAGTACTACTctatataaatgtttgtttctTGGCTGATGCTCAAAGCAACTAGAGAACTAGAATAGTAGTAACATTTAGCATTAACCAAATACAGAAAAGAATGAGAGTAGGTACCGTTTGCGAACCGAGGAATATAGATTGAAGGATCAACAAGCTTTTCGTAGTTCTTGTTTTCAGTAAGGTACAGCATTTCACAGAGTTGCAAGTACACAGCACCTAACTCATAACtatgaaacaaaaacatcaaagcCTGAATTACAAcgaaaagaaagagaaataaagATGCAAAAAACGCATCTTACACGCTAACACGAAGGTAGCTTGAGAAATCAATAAGAAGAAACGGGATGTTCTTTTCCCTACAGATCAAGAAAGGTTTTGGTCAACATACTACAGCATGGTATTTTAAAGAAGACCACAACAAGGAGGGTTACTAAGAACCTAACCTGCAAGTCAAGTAGAGACAGGAACACTGTACTAGTTCAGTTCTCCGGCCCTTAGTGAAATTTTGCTCAACTGCCATCTTTCAGAAGAATAAACTGAGTTAAAATTTGGGCAAAAGTCCTGACAAATTAATATAAACCAAAACATACTGTAAAGAATCGAGTAGCCATGTCAATCAGATCATCTCTCTCATCACCAAGTCCCAAACCATCTCTCAAATTCATAAACTCATCTCTAGCTGCAAATAAGAACCAAGGTTTTGGTCAGAGTTAACTATCAGGATCTGAATTGCATTAACGTCAATGGTTAATGTTAATGAGTACACCAACTAATCAATTACTGAACCAAAAAGTTTGAAACGCAATTAAAGAGAGGGAATTGCATCATTAAAGCTGAATCCAACAGAGTAATTCGATCAAAACATAAGCGAAAGCAGTAGAGTACATGTATAAGTTGAAGTAGATACCTAGTCTAATTCTCCTTTCACGTGAGCTTGAAACCCCACTCTGAACACTTCTCACTACGTTACCTGACGCTTGACTCTGCAGGTACACAATAAGTAAAAGGCAAAAGATCAAACTAACAGAGTCGTATCAACATACTCACTGaactaaaacacacacaaaaagttCCCAACTTTCTCATACAAACCAGTACAGAACATTGCAAGTGAATCAAAAATCGTAAGCTGAGTTCTGACTCTTACCTGCCCAGCAGCATTCTTAACGAAAGTAACTTCAGttgaaaagttaaaattttccaaaatccTCCCACATAAATCACATGCCCTGCagataaaaaaatcacatttttgagACTACAAACACAAAAGGGTAAAGTGAATTATCACAAACACTTACAGTGCACCATCGTAGGGACGTACACCCGGAACGTTCTTCGCACAATGGTTACACCACACCATGGCTCCTCCCCCCACCAAACACAGAAAGCTACTAACTTTGCTAATCAATTGGATCCAAAAGGCTTCAATCGAAGATCAGACTGTTTCTGGCATAGGCGATCGTGCGAGAGAGTGGagaggatttagggtttaacgGTTCCGTGCgtaattttattataacttGCGGCGATGGCTCTGTAGAAGGCGAAGCTGAGATATTTGAGATCCTCTGATTGGCGACTACTCTGGATCGAACTCGGGTCTCTAGGAGTTAGGCAAAAGTTCGTGGGATATTTTGTTAGATAGGGTTGACTTTATTCTAATTGCccccaaaattttgattcttcaCTAAACCACCCTTACTTTTCGTTTTTGACTATTTCCCCTCCTAcaacttatattaaaatagttgctcaaaaaaaaaagcaattgtTTTCATTCCGAGCTCTCGTGTTAAAATTTTAGAAcagcaaaaatatttattgctaTGTATTTTACCTACACATGCGAATATAATTATCTTTTGAATACttgttaatacatatattataaatttaaaatcagcatgataaattattttatgcttttagttattttttaaccTCCATAAAAACTTCGTCTTTTTAAACACCGATAAAAATCTATAGAACTATAAGAATATAACCATATATCAAACATTCTAtgtaataaagtaaaataaaaaaaaagtgaacatTCGTCTCTTTTAATTCCTATTTACCTCTTCAAACCAACAACATACAGAAAACTAtagaaaaaaaacttcaaacacacataaaattaaaatcgacTACTTTCAGATATGGTGTGGATTTTTATCATAAGATCTTTGATCTATTGATTGATAGTGTAGCCTAACTACAAGATCTTTGTCACTGAATGATGTGGATTCCGTCTAATCCATCCTTGGCCTATTTCTTTTGTCGGATTAGGTAGGCTTCACTCATAGTTTCTTAATCAGATCTCgttgtgatttgtttttatgTGGCTTTGTACCTAGACATTCAACGGTTTCTTTCGACTCATCCATCTCCAAAAGTTTTTGATAGAATCAATGGTTTATATCTTAAAAACTGTGAAAAATACATTTGCATTCTTGCACTCAAACAAATCGATCAACACATACAACACATAATGTCTCATTAGATTTAAAGAAATCTGTTACTTTATTTGCATACCCAGACcacaatatatatgttaaatgtgtatcactaaatattaaaaattaaaatcaccaccatatcatcaaaacaaaataatataaaattaaacattgaataaaatttacatTGTGTCACGAACAGACAAGTCTAATTTAGTTTAAGATTTTCCTTTTACCATGAGATCTATTCTAACATAGATATACACTAACACAGAGTCGGCATCACATGTAGTTTCTCTATATTATAGCAGTCACATAGTAGTTACAGAGTCGGCATCACATGCATTTtgtgaacctggctctgataccatattgaagaagatgaagtatgATAAAAGATTTCTGATTAATTCTCAAAATGTACATTGATTCAATATATATACACGAACGGTTTAAGCTAAGGAAAACTAAACCACTACTAAACCAGTTGGTTAGCTAAAGGAAACTTCCCAACGGTCATATATAATCTATATGCTAATaagtatattataatataacatCGATTACGATAAATATCActtgtatattattaatttttatgataaaagatCAAAAGATCACCTACGTTGACCTTACGTTATTATTTTCCATGCATGTATTTGATTGATGGTTTGTACTCGTTTTAGTTAGAATTGTATCGTACTCGTTGAAGTTACAAAGTTAAGCAAAATAATTATATCTATAAGTATaaagtttgaaaaaataatattttaaaactaaaaattaatgaATCAGTTAAGATTACTATAAACattgtaaaataaattaatgagTAAGTtaagattaattaaaatatattaaataaacaaaataacctaaaatcatggaaaacatgACACATAAGTAAATTCACTTcttagataataatataaataaaataacctaaaatcatggaaaacatgACACATAAACAAAATTACGTTTTAAAACATGACACATAAACAAAATCACTTCTTAGATAATAATATAGATCCTTGatgaataattaaattatttttttctataataaccataaatcaaaaacaaattttactgatttaataattatcattatctaaaaatattatgtaattgtgttatctaaataattattttacatgctaaaaatttataaaaagaaagataaattcatattgtatatacttttatttcATTGTATCAATTatctaacaaaaatctattaatatataattacagTTAACATTCATTTATTGTGTTATTTGAAATCTAAGTATTATATacaatatacatatttaaaagtaCTAGAAATTTATATGCTTGAACAAGCTACAAAATAGTTAAAAAGTATTATATTCTTATAACagtataaatacattttatacacTTATAGGCACAGAATACACACTAGtagttaaatataaataaaattttataaataaattcattatattttggTAAGTTTAAAGttatttacaataataaaactaaattattgataTAGATTCGCACATAGCGTAAATAATGTGCATAGGAATATCATTATAGTCTTGTGGATGGCACGCAAAATCacctaataatattatttaccaTGATTccaataaaatacaaatttcaatGGTTTATATGGACCTTctaatataaattcaaaattttctgGCTTTCCGTGAATATTGTTAGTCACATCTAAAAAAAGCTTAAGACCAATGAACTCGAATATCATATTGATATTTATCATGCCTTAAAAGATAATCAATTTCTtctcttttaaaatttactaGATTCGGTATctgcgcttcgcgcggattatatgtttaataaaaGTCCAGTTCAATTAAAATTGGGAGTTTTGAAGTTTCTGAAAGGGtaagttatattttgtttattttataatgcGAAGACGTTGGAAGCggtgatcatttttttttaaaaaaacaacagtaagtttgaataataaattgttttaagGAATTCAATATTCGTAAGAGAAAATAGTATTTGAGTGTGCCTATTTAATTGACGTAGGAAGCGGTAacgtaaattttttaaaagttggcTGGTGTCGTTTGCTATGAGGCTTAGGATAGcagtttattcctcttttggAAGCGTTGTATGATACTAATATCGTTGTCAAAGTAGAAGCACGATCCATGTGTGGTTGTGAGTGATAGTTGTCCTGAAAAAGTCAAATATTTGTAAGCATTTATTTTGacataaattttatgtttagtttattaccttcatgtaaccgtggaatgatacttgtgatgattacaatttgttttttcCTGGTATATATGTGATTTAACTCCCTGAAATTAGACGCCTCCTTGTCCCATAAAGTTAGACGTACCAATTTCAATCtacaaataattattgtattatattttgtttagttgtaaaccaattgttatttaataaaaagttagtaCCTGTCTAAACGCAATCCAATGATGATTTTTGAATCTGTGTAGTGGTTATATAAATCACTTCCTTGGATGAGGCATATGCGGCCAACAACATCTGTAGGAATAATTTGGTTTTAGGGACAAAAATGTAgtatttatttgtatgtgaGAGAGTTAttggtttttgttttacttGGGAGGAAGTTGGTTGCATTTGCTAAGCTGATCAACTGGTGGTAGTGTTGGGGCCGGAATATGTATGAAGGGATCGGTGGAATGTTTTCTTGAATCAGTGTAGTAATTTTTGTCTCATTGATATTGATTATGTATGGTTGAACGGTAAGCATGTACTGTTGGTTATTGAGAAGaagattaaaatatctaatgtgatAAATTTTCCCTTCCTCGAAGTGTTGGTAGATTGTGTCAGACGTAGAAATAGACACCCTCCCTTCCATTATTTGTTCATGTTTAGTGGTTAAAAGCCATCATTTGAAATGTAGTTGgaataattaaa encodes:
- the LOC106439200 gene encoding transcription factor IIIB 60 kDa subunit-like, giving the protein MVWCNHCAKNVPGVRPYDGALACDLCGRILENFNFSTEVTFVKNAAGQSQASGNVVRSVQSGVSSSRERRIRLARDEFMNLRDGLGLGDERDDLIDMATRFFTMAVEQNFTKGRRTELVQCSCLYLTCREKNIPFLLIDFSSYLRVSVYELGAVYLQLCEMLYLTENKNYEKLVDPSIYIPRFANVLLKGTYNKKVLKTARNIIASMKRDWIQTGRKPSGICGAALYTAALANGIKCSKTDIVGIVHICEATLTKRLNEFVDTEAGSLNVKELKKREQEMQKRPFATNQTSNKETVHCKHQDRKPVNYGLCEECYSDFISVSGGLVGGSDPPAFQRAEKDRMEKEKTAREENEGGISSLNHDEQQNSKREPVYSSVSKSAKPCSEKGEGEKEEDDGEVSDESGNFSDVSDTEVDCYINNEEERRYKKVVWEEMNKEYIQEQADKQAALKAANDALNASSSNLPEHARKLVEASKAAVAKSRKEKQQKRAEEEKNAPPPATTTESVRRMLDRKRLRGLIPDDVLDDLFDPSPTEKPAKISRTETVIEKTKEVKSNKQEDGEDEAEEDEEGYVESYDINTDFPDGEKLYEEEDEEEEEDGYDFGLY